CTGACTTcgttaaaaaattaaagataaatgATAAACGTTATTATCATTGTAAATGTAAGACACTGATCGATACTAAAAGATTTGGAGAACTACATTCATTTgcaaaagaaagaaagtCACCAATCGGTTATTTAccattttataaatatctattCAAAAAAGGGCATAAAAAAGAAGCATCTGTATACATTGAATTCATAACTAGAGTTACTCTAAAAGAGAAGATTGACATGTACTGTAAATGCGAGAATTATTTGGAAGCAATAAAAATTGCGGAAAAAGATCAGAACTTACaagaattgaataatattttaaagatattacCATCAGATCAAACTCAACTAAAAAATCTAAtcaatgatattttaaatggtATTTGAGGAAGTATATTCTATGTAGATGAGAATATAGCTGGCGCCAAACTAATTATATGCATATTTATAATGTATGTATTATTCTTTATTCATATTTCGTTAATTGTGATATCTcagaaaattttttgtaGGTCATCGCATGTTCgtatcaaaatttaatctcatctcatctcatctcatcgaCATTAGTACTGTAGAGAAGGTTAACtgtataaaataaaaccCCCATTCAGAGGTCTGAAATGgtacaaaaaaaaaatgtatatatatatatatatatatatatatataNNNNNNNNNNNNNNNNNNNNNNNNNNNNNNNNNNNNNNNNNNNNNNNNNNNNNNNNNNNNNNNNNNNNNNNNNNNNNNNNNNNNNNNNNNNNNNNNNNNNNNNNNNNNNatatatatatatatatgtattcatatttttggCATATTTATAACAACTTTTATGTACACCATTTGTATACCTTCAATAAAACCAAACTGAAATTGAAATGAGTGAAGCAGTTGAGGGAAAGATAGCTAGTCCTTCgaaaattgataatgaatttgatcTAAAGACATTATTTGTTAGATCAATTCCTCTTCAAACGACAGATGACGAATTCACTGATTTTTTCTCTAATTTTGCCCCATTAAAGCATGCTGTTATCGTTAAGGATACTAACAAAAAATCTAGAGGTTTCGGTTTTGTAAGTTTTGCATCTGAAGAAGATAGTCAGGAAGCATTGACTAAAGCAAGAACAAgtaaaattcaaaatcatttacTTCGTGTTGATTTTGCAAAGAGAAGAGATCGTTCTAAAACCCGTACTGAAGGTTCTGAACAAACCAAGGAAATTGTGAAAAAAACCTTCAAAAAGTCTGCTACGGAGAGAGATGACGGgaaagatgaagataaagacTTTGACGAAGAATCTTCTTTAAAAGGTAAACcaaaattgattattagAAATATGCCATGGAGTTGTAGAGATTCGgcaaaattaaagaatatcTTTAGTAGATACGGTACCGTGGATGAAGCAACTATTCCAAGAAAAAGAGATGGTAAGCTATGTGGTTTCGCATTTGttacttttaaaaatttagcTAACTGTAAAGTAGCAttagaaaaatcaaaaggTCTTAAGATCGATGGCAGAGCAGTCGCTGTTGATTTTGCGGTGCAAAAGAATAGATGGGAGAATATTCAAAAGCAACAAGATACTCAACAAGAAGAAACCAATGGCCCAGATAGTGATAGCAGTTCTGATTCTGAAGAAgacgatgatgatgatgataatgataaagaagGAGAAGATAAGTATGAAGATATGGAATTAGATTCTGATGAGGAAGTATATGGTGAATCTGAcgaagaggaagaagagAAACCAAGAAGACAACAAAATAGACAAGAAGATTATTCCGTATTTATTCGTAATGTCCCTTATGATGCCACTGAAGAATCATTGGCAGAACATTTTACCAAGTTTGGTGATGTTAAATATGCCTTACCAGTCATTGACAGAAATACAGGTCTTGCCAAAGGTACTGCGTTTGTCGCATTTAAAGATCAAAAAGCATATGAATACTGTATTGCAAATGCACCAGCTGCAGGTTCTACTTCCTTATTGATTGGTGACGATGTCTTACCGGAATATGTTTATGAAGGTCGTGTTCTATCTGTCACTCCAACAGTACAAAGAGATGTTGCAAACAGAATGGCCGAAAAGAATGCTGAAAAGAGAAAAGAACTATTAGGTAAAGCACCAGGTGAACGTGACAGAAGAAAcctttatttattgaatgaGGGTAGAGTGGCAGAAGGTACTAAGCTAGCTCAATTGCTATCCAAAACTGATATGGAAATTAGAGAGAAGTCATATTCCTTGAGAGTTGAACAACTGAAAAAGAATCCATCTCTACATATATCCATGACAAGATTAGCTATTAGAAATCTACCAAGAGCTATGACTGAAAAATCTCTAAAATACTTGGCCCGTAGAGCTGTAGTGAATTTTGCTACAGAAgtgaatgaaaataaaagacATCCTTTGagtaaagaagaaattgtaAGATCCACTAAAGAGAAATATAAGTTTTTATCggatgaagaaattgaaagactaaagaagaaagataaAAAGCAAGGTTTAGTCAAGCAATCTAAGATTATTATGGAAGTTAAAGGTACTACAATTGGTAGAAGTAGGGGTTACGGTTTTGTTGAATACAAAGATCACAAAAGTGCTTTGATGGGTTTAAGATGGTTGAATGTTCATGCTGTTactaaagaagaaatattggATGGTTTAACTgaggaagaaaaaaaggCAATTGCTCCTGATATGTTGAAGTCAAGACGTTTAGTTGTTGAATTTGCTATTGAAAATGCCAACGTTGTTAAGAGAAGAAGAGAGAACATAATGAACTCGAAGGAGCAAGCTGTCAAGAGAAAGTTAGCCGAGGATGCAGCAGAATCTGCTGAAGAATCTAAAAAGGCTAAGATTCAAAGTGAAGATTCAAAGAAAAACGGCGGTATGTCTGACAATGTCAGAAGCATCATTGGACAAAAGCGTAAGAGAAGAAGTGCAAAGAAATAGGTTGATTACgtaaatcattaaatttaagtcatatatatataacttaCCATTTGGAGTTTATCTGAAAAGATCTgtacaaaatttaattcataTATTTGTAGCATATTAAAATAAGTTATTTTGTTTCTATAAGTCTTGTGATAAGTAGTTTACTTGTAACTATTTTTTCcttgataatttaattagTTTTCTAAAAGGTGACACTAATAAATTACCAAAATATGGAGCAGCCCATAAACTTAATAAAATTCTAATCGGGTATAATACTTTCACAGTCATATATGATAAAGCTCCTGTGAATATAATTCTTTTCCTATCAAGATCTGGATATTTATCACCAACGAATCTATTCATCACATCACTGCAATACTCCATCAAATTATGTAAAATTTCTGGTAAAACCAATGTATcatgaatatttgaatgataCAAAATCCACCATAGAGCAAATAATGGTACAATCGCACTTAACTCGTGCAGAAGTAAAAATCCAGTGACAGTTGATACAGTACCAGTTTGTGATATTCTATCAAAATAGTTTTTAAAGTTTGGATGTGAATTCAGTTTTGTTAGTAATTTAGATTTTGATATCATTCGATGTAGCATATCTTTTTTCTTAGTTGAaaattcttctaaaatttttcCATCTTTATTCCCTTTTGTCGAATAAAGGCATATCGATTTTGTACAATTAAACTTGTGAGAAACGCTCAAACCATTATAAATGTTTGGGTTCGACACCTTGATGTTTGAACCAATATAGGATCTGAGCTgtataattatattgacAGCTTTCTTCTGTAATAACAACGACATCTATCTATAACACAATTTAGGTAATGGGATATtcctttatatatctttagCTGCCAAATGTCCTCATATCATGTCAGTGTTTGATAAGACTGAGTAAACGATTACAGTGAGACTTTCTAGTTAACCcagataatataaaatacaagcaccaaaaaataaataaaaacatcaattgaattggTTCTCAAGATACTGAAGGTTAAATCAATTGTATCGTTTACGTCACAGGCACGATCGATCTATCGTATAAGGAAATTAATTGAGaaattgaacaatataaaaactCATCGCAAAAcgacaaaaaaaatattacaatcACGTGACAGTCAAGAAAATGCCATCACGTGAACTTCTTGAAACttcgaaaaaaaaaagaaatctaAACCCCACCCACCACAGGGTAACACTACCCATTGCCaaatttgattttcttcaaatttggAAAACGGAATAAAACGTGCGATTGTTTCACTACCTATAATTAACAAACCCTCCACTTTCTCCCACCTGCCATCTCCGTATATAACGATAGAAATAAGTGTggcttttattttttcgCTTTTCTGTCCTTTGACTGACTTCTCCATTTTTCCTTTTCCTGAACCGATTGGAGCTTGGAAAATAACTGTGGCACACGCAACAGCAGCGACTCAGTTTTTAATATGCcacattaaaaataaatcatacTATTcgttttaaaattgattgTTCTAGTACTGAAGGTACATTGTATACATGCAAATAATACCTAGGGATGGCTATGAAGTTAAGGAAATGAACTTCGAAACTTAAAGTATTGATGTATTTGATGCAAAAGAAATACCATTATTGTAGATAAAGACATATTGATTGTTCGTgtaga
The nucleotide sequence above comes from Tetrapisispora phaffii CBS 4417 chromosome 3, complete genome. Encoded proteins:
- the NOP4 gene encoding mRNA-binding ribosome biosynthesis protein NOP4 (similar to Saccharomyces cerevisiae NOP4 (YPL043W); ancestral locus Anc_8.491), which gives rise to MSEAVEGKIASPSKIDNEFDLKTLFVRSIPLQTTDDEFTDFFSNFAPLKHAVIVKDTNKKSRGFGFVSFASEEDSQEALTKARTSKIQNHLLRVDFAKRRDRSKTRTEGSEQTKEIVKKTFKKSATERDDGKDEDKDFDEESSLKGKPKLIIRNMPWSCRDSAKLKNIFSRYGTVDEATIPRKRDGKLCGFAFVTFKNLANCKVALEKSKGLKIDGRAVAVDFAVQKNRWENIQKQQDTQQEETNGPDSDSSSDSEEDDDDDDNDKEGEDKYEDMELDSDEEVYGESDEEEEEKPRRQQNRQEDYSVFIRNVPYDATEESLAEHFTKFGDVKYALPVIDRNTGLAKGTAFVAFKDQKAYEYCIANAPAAGSTSLLIGDDVLPEYVYEGRVLSVTPTVQRDVANRMAEKNAEKRKELLGKAPGERDRRNLYLLNEGRVAEGTKLAQLLSKTDMEIREKSYSLRVEQLKKNPSLHISMTRLAIRNLPRAMTEKSLKYLARRAVVNFATEVNENKRHPLSKEEIVRSTKEKYKFLSDEEIERLKKKDKKQGLVKQSKIIMEVKGTTIGRSRGYGFVEYKDHKSALMGLRWLNVHAVTKEEILDGLTEEEKKAIAPDMLKSRRLVVEFAIENANVVKRRRENIMNSKEQAVKRKLAEDAAESAEESKKAKIQSEDSKKNGGMSDNVRSIIGQKRKRRSAKK
- the MRX11 gene encoding Mrx11p (similar to Saccharomyces cerevisiae YPL041C; ancestral locus Anc_8.489); translation: MSLLLQKKAVNIIIQLRSYIGSNIKVSNPNIYNGLSVSHKFNCTKSICLYSTKGNKDGKILEEFSTKKKDMLHRMISKSKLLTKLNSHPNFKNYFDRISQTGTVSTVTGFLLLHELSAIVPLFALWWILYHSNIHDTLVLPEILHNLMEYCSDVMNRFVGDKYPDLDRKRIIFTGALSYMTVKVLYPIRILLSLWAAPYFGNLLVSPFRKLIKLSRKK